gcaagtcgacgaagaactctgtagggtaaggcaggtcctagtcaacaacggcttctccaatggtttcgttgaagacatcataagaaggaaggtgaaacgccatgcaacctctgaagagacaactaacacaacacctataccccctattagactattttacaggaacttcttttccacagcccataaaacggaggaaagggtcctgaaagatattgttaatagaaacgttatccctacagacaaaaatcagaagatacaattgacgatttactataaaaccaagaaatatatatatatatatatatatatatatatatatatatatatatatatatatatatatatatatatatatagtttttataAAGTTAGTAATATGCTTTTCGTTTACCTTTCCACATCATGATAAAGAATATTTTATCTGTTCTTTTATCTGCAGAGATAATTTGTAAACCATTAAACTGTCTTCAGTAGTATGTTGTATACAATTACTTTTGGCGTTAAGTGTGTCTTATATATCACTACCAACACACACTTCTATAAGTGTATCTTGTAAATGACTAAGACATTACTCAGGCGTTAAGTATGTCACGTGAATGACTTAAGGCACATAGTTCACACACATGACTTCCAGTACACACACATCTGGCGTTGTCACACACATGGCCAGCAGCACACAGCTTGTTAAACCCGGCCATTGGCTGCGTGAGGTGAGTTAACTGGTAGTTTAGTGGTTACCGAGACCAGTACTGTGCTGGGGGGGGAAGGTGTTGCTCAATATATAATGCCTTGTAGCACAAGGTTTGTGGCTGTGTGTACacgtggcaggtgtgtgtacacgtggTAGGTGTGTGTGCACacgtggcaggtgtgtgtacacgtgacaggtgtgtgtacgCGTGGTAGGTGTGTGTACACGTGGTAGGTGTGTGTACGCGTGGTAGGTGTGTGTACgcgtggcaggtgtgtgtacacgtggttggtgtgtgtgtacatgtggtaGGTGTGTGTAAGCGTGGTAGGTGTGTGTACGCGTGGTAGGTGTGTGTacgcgtggtgtgtgtgtgtacacgtggcaggtgtgtgtacgGGTGGCAGATGTGTGTACACGTGGTAGGTGTGAGTGTAcacgtggttggtgtgtgtgtacatgtggtaggtgtgtgtacacgtggttggtgtgtgtgtacatgtggtaggtgtgtgtacacgtggtaggtgtgtgtacacgtggtaggtgtgtgtgtacacgtggtaggtgtgtgtacacgtggttggtgtgtgtgtacatgtggtaGGTGTGTGTACACGTGGTAGGTGTGTGTACGCGTGGCAGGTGTGTGCACGCatggcaggtgtgtgtacacgtggcaggtgtgtgtacacgtggcaggtgtgtgtacacgtggcaggtgtgtgtacacgtggcaggtgtgtgtacacgtggcaggtgtgtgtacacgtggCAGGTGTGTACACGATAACGTTATACATGTGATAACATTGATTTTACTTGTTATTTTTGTTGTACATGTGATAACATTGTACACAAgataacccaaccacttggggtggacggtagagcgacggtctcgcttcatgcaagtcggcgttcaatccccgaccgtccaagtggttgggcaccattccttccccgccgtcccatcccaaatccttatcctgatccctttccagttcaatatagtcgtaatggcttggcaatttctcctgataattagctTACCTATACACTGATAACATTGTTCTCGCGATAACTTTACTGTTAAGTTCATTCCCAGTTCCAGcgtcaaagacaagaccccagtaCAACGACGACTGCGCGACACTACTGGAGGAGCTGGAGAAGTTGATGGTGTAGTTAGACACACTACAACTAAATTTTTAAGTCTCAAAGTTGTGAAAGACTGGGAGTGGCGAGACCCATGTAACATAGAGGGGACATCCGAGGGACATATGTCCCTCGTATTCTCATACGTATGTCTCATACGTATTCCTGCAGTGGCATACAAGGGAAGCCACTGTAGGAATACACACCCACACAATACGGTCCTGCGCGTATCACCAGTTTAGCGTTTCATCCTTACGGtctattcacctgggctctaggagactcgaaccgatgAACCCCCACGCGTGTGAAGCCTTAGTTCTATCGAGTGGCCTATGAGTAGGCTTAATAAGGAAGACTACCCATACGGGTTATCATTACGGTCGTTTTGGGGAGAATAAACACAGAATGGTAACTCAATACGTACATGTTGCACGTGGTGCTCAATGGTGTGAGAACTGAGGAATCTGGTCGAACCGGAAAAGGTTTTGGATTTATGTTGCTAATTAAtcttaacctaaccatcctaggcttaatacacactatatgaggcctaatatagtacatatatgcactatattatattattatagtacatatgtgtgctatattaCTCCTAGGAATATATAAGTTTGTTTTTAGCTATGTTCTAAACTCTatgaagtgaatagtaccaaattctactatctaactgTCCACTACATCAACATAGACATGATGGAGCACACAGTTACAAAAAGTTCTGTCTAAACAGGAAGATGGGTTTTAGAAATTATATAATCAGTTGCATATGCAAGGCTGATCAACCAAACTGTGTTTAAGAACGTTAATATAAAGGCATTTAGGACCCTGTATATGTCAGACCAGAGGTCTTATCTCGTTATTCACAACGTTGGAGACAAGTGCCTCGTTGGAGGCAGTTAGACAAGTGCCAGAGCTGAGAgggatgagctatgaggaaaggtctACCGAATTATGCCTCATATCATTAGAGATCGAAGAGTTAGGAGAGAGACATGATTACCTCGTACAAAATACTGATAGTACAGGAAGGAGAAAGGCAGAAAAGGGTGGTTCGAAGACCAGTGGTTGAAAGATCTACGGTGGTTCGAAGAAAGTGACGCAGACAGAAACTAACTGATCCTCAAAgtcataaaaaaatataagagtcAGATTAGTAACCAAACAACGgacgagattatcttgagattatcttgagatgatttcggggctttttagtgtccccgcggcccggtcctcgaccaggcctccacccccaggaagcagcccgtgacagctgcctaacacccaggtacctattttactgctaggaggGACAGGAGACTCCATATataacttcaaatacaaatatgaGAGGAAAAAACAGGCTTGGAAGTTGTACACCAGAAGGCGgaaggttgagaagcgggaccagagagctgaagctcacacacacacatacagagagagagaaagacctggaggttatcttgaggttatcttaagatgatttcggggctttagtgtccccgcggcccggttctcgaccaggcctccacccccaggaagcagcccgtgacagctgactaacacccaggtacctattttactgcttggtaacaggggcatagggtgaaagaaactctgcccattgtttctcgccggcgcctgggatcgaacccaggatcacaagtccagtgtgctgtccgctcggccgaccgcctcCGCTCCCTCCGACCGGAGGTTGATataacgccagacctgtcccctgaagcccacatcaagaggctatcatcagcggcatatgccaggttggctaacataaaaatgacgtttagaaacttgtgtaaggattcattcagaaccttgtagatCACGTAtgacagaccaatcctggattatgcagctccagcatggttgttgttgttttagattcaactactggGGAGTAAAGTCCCcgtgcagcacgggctatggcgagcccgtaagccCTTGTGGGGAGCTCGTATCTCGTCAAGTACAAGACTACATTTCAGAAGGTTCAGAGGCATGCCACgagactagtactcgagctgaggggcatgagctacgaggagagacttttggggtactaaacctcacgtcgctggaagacaaaagttACAGACAGCCACAGTAACTGTCTTCCAATTTTCTGACCATTTGCAATGTCAGAAATAACATTTGCAATGTCAGAAATAACATTTGCAATGACAGAAATAACATTTGCAATGACAGAAATAACATTTGCAATGACAGAAATAACATTTGCAATGACAGAAATAACATTTGCAATGACAGAAATAACATTTGCAATGACAGAAATAACATTTGCAATGTCAGAAATAACATTTGCAATGACAGAAATAACATTTGCAATGACAGAAATAACATTTGCAATGACAGAAATAACATTTGCAATGTCAGAAATAACATTTGCAATGACTTATTACAAACTGTGGAAAATATCAAGTATAGAGCTTCCGCTTCTTGTAGTACCCAGAGTGAGACTATTCCTGGCCCAACAGCCTAAGGCGTGACAAAGTTTCAGCATGTGACTCCTTAACTCATCTCTGTGAATTATAAAGACTCCCAGGACTCTTTTGGTCTGACACCGACTCCCTTAGTTTATACACTCTCCTCTGCTCTATTGTGTCTACTTGATGGGCTCTCCTGAGTTCCTCACACATGTCGCTGTTATTCTCTGTGAGTACCACATCTTCTGTCCTCTCTGCGGTGGGTTTCCCCTCATGCTGTTGCTTTGAAGCAACTTGGATTGTGTCTTTGGTTGTTTTGCTGCCTCGTTAAATTGTCTTTCTGCTACTCATCTCACGCGTCTCCTGTTGCTTCTGTGGCCTGACGTCTCCTGTTGCTTCTGTGGCCTGACGTCTTCTGTTGGTTCTGTGGCCTGACGTCTCCTGTTGCTTCTGTGGCCTGACGTCTCCTGTTGGTTCTGTGGGCTGACGTCTCCTGTTGCTTCTGTGGGCTGACGTCTCCTGTTGGTTCTGTGGGCTGACGTCTCCTGTTGCTTCTGTGGCCTGACGTCTCCTATTGGTTCTGTGGGCTGATGTCTCCTGTTGATTCTGTGGGCTGACGTCTCCTGTTGCTTCTGTGGGCTGATGTCTCCTGTTGGTTCTGTGGGCTGATGTCTCCTGTTGCTTCTGTGGCCTGACGTCTCCTGTTGCTTCTGTGACCTGACGTCTCCTGTTGCTTCTGTGGGCTGACGTCTTCTGTTGCTTCTGTGGCCTGATGTCTCCTGTTGCTTCTGTGGCCTGACGTCTCCTGTTGGTTCTGTGGGCTGACGTCTCCTGTTGCTTCTGTGGCCTGACGTCTCCTGTTGCTTCTGTGGCTTGACGTCTTCTGTTGCTTCTGTGGCCTGACGTCTCCTGTTGCTTCTGTGGGCTGACGTCTCCTGTTGCTTCTGTGGCCTGACGTCTCCTGTTGCTTCTGTGGCCTGACGTCTCCTGTTTGTTCTGTGGGCTGACGTCTCCTGTTGCTTCTGTGGCCTGACGTCTCCTGTTGCTTCTGTGGCCTGACGTCTCCTGTTGGTTCTGTGGGCTAACGTCTCCTGTTGGTTCTGTGGGCTGATGTCTCCTGTTGCTTCTGTGGGCTGACGTCTCCTGTTGGTTCTGTGGGCTGACGTCTCCTGTTGCTTCTGTGGGCTGACGTCTCCTGTTGGTTCTGTGGCCTGACGTCTCCTGTTGCTTCTGTGGCTTGACGTCTTCTGTTGCTTCTGTGGGCTGACGTCTCCTGTTGCTTCTGTGGCCTGACGTCTCCTGTTGCTTCTGTGGCCTGACGTCTCCTGTTGATTCTGTGGGCTGACGTCTCCTGTTGCTTCTGTGGCCTGACGTCTCCTGTTGCTTCTGTGGCCTGACGTCTCCTGTTGATTCTGTGGGCTGACGTCTCCTGTTGCTTCTGTGGCCTGACGTCTCCTGTTGATTCTGTGGGCTGACGTCTCCTGTTGCTTCTGTGGCCTGACGTCTCCTGTTGCTTCTGTGGCCTGACGTCTCCTGTTGCTTCTGTGGCCTGACGTCTCCTGTTGCTTCTGTGGCCTGACGTCTCCTGTTTGTTCTGTGGGCTGACGTCTCCTGTTGCTTCTGTGGCCTGACGTCTCCTGTTGCTTCTGTGGCCTGACGTCTCCTGTTGGTTCTGTGGGCTGACGTCTCCTGTTGGTTCTGTGGGCTGATGTCTCCTGTTGCTTCTGTGGGCTGACGTCTCCTGTTGGTTCTGTGGGCTGACGTCTCCTGTTGCTTCTGTGGGCTGACGTCTCCTGTTGGTTCTGTGGCCTGACGTCTCCTGTTGCTTCTGTGGCTTGACGTCTTCTGTTGCTTCTGTGGGCTGACGTCTCCTGTTGCTTCTGTGGCCTGACGTCTCCTGTTGCTTCTGTGGCCTGACGTCTCCTGTTGATTCTGTGGGCTGACGTCTCCTGTTGCTTCTGTGGCTTGACGTCTTCTGTTGCTTCTGTGGGCTGACGTCTCCTGTTGCTTCTGTGGCCTGACGTCTCCTGTTGCTTCTGTGGCCTGACGTCTCCTGTTGCTTCTGTGGCCTGACGTCTCCTGTTGCTTCTGTGGCCTGACGTCTCCTGTTGCTTCTGTGGCCTGACGTCTCCTGTTGCTTCTGTGGCCTGACGTCTCCTGTTGCTTCTGTGGCCTGACGTCTCCTGTTGCTTCTGTGGGCTGACGTCTCCTGTTGCTTCTGTGGCCTGACGTCTCCTGTTGCTTCTGTGGCCTGACGTCTCCTGTTGATTCTGTGGGCTGACGTCTCCTGTTGCTTCTGTGGCTTGACGTCTTCTGTGGGCTGATGTGAATCATGTCCCGAAGAGTCTTCTCTCTTGAGCTTTGTGTCCCATTTATTCTTATTAAGAATGTTCTCATGTGTGCGAGTCTCTCCTCTCCCGGTGTACCAGTCAGCGAGTCATCCTACACCTCAGCGAGgcgttcacctgttgattgacggctgagaggcgggaccaaagagccagagctcaacccccgcaagcacaattaggtgtgtaCACACTACCCAGATACTCAGAGGTCGGCTGACAGTGATCACTATGGAGGGCTCACAATACATTGGCAAGTTCAGAGTCACTATCACACgtggtgtgtgtttactatttgtgtctgcagaatcgagatattagctcttggaccccgcctttctaaccaatctattttttcctctgttatgtttacttcatatatttttctctaacacacacacacacacacacacacacacacacacacacacacacacacacacacacacacacacacacacacaaaggtttgttcaaaggtttgccaccagactagtacccgcactgagaggtatgagctacgaggagagactacgggaattaaacctcacttcgttggaagacagaaggcttaggggggacatgatcaccacattcaagatcctcaagggaatcgacagggttgataaagacaggctatttaacacaaggggcacacgcactaggggacacaggtggaaactgagtgctcaaatgagccacagagatattagaaagaacttttttagtgtcagagtggttgacaaatggaatgtattaggaagtgatgtggtggaggctgactccatacacagtttcaagtgtagatatgatagagcccaataggctcaggaacctgtacaccagttgattgacagttgagaggcgggaccaaagagccagagctcaacccccgcaagcacaactaggtgagtaactaggtgagtacacacacacacacacacacacacacacacacacacacacacacacacacacacatacacacacacacacacacacacacacacacacacacacacacaggaagcagcccgtagcagctgtctaagtcccagatacatatttaatgctaggtgaacaggcgcatcagcgtgaaagaaactgtccatttgtttccgcctccgcagggaatcgaacccgggggccCTTAGGACTgcaacccccgagcgctgtccactcagccgcgaggcctcaagtgtactcacctagttgtgcttgcgggggttgagctctggctctttagtcccgcctctcaaccgtcaatcaacaggtgtacaggttcctgagcctatcgggctctatcatatctacacttgaaactgtgtatggagtcaacctccaccacattgcttcctaatgcattccatttgtcaaccactctgacactaaaaaagttctttctaatatctctgtggctcatttgggcactcagtttccacctgtgtcccccagtgcgcgttccccttgtgttaaatagactgtctttatctatcctaggAAAGatcaagttcaactcaggaaagtgtaaagtaatgaaattaggcgaagggagcagaaggctgaacacaaggtaccatctaggaggtgaaatcctgcaagagtcaaatagagagaaaggtctgggggttgatatcacaccgaacctgtccccagaggcccacagcaaaaggatatcatcagcggcatatgctacactggccaacataagaactgcctttagaaacttgtgtaaggaatcgttcaggaccctgtatactacttatgtcagaccaatcctggaatatgcagctccagcctggagtccatacctagttaaacacagaaCAAAGTTAGAgatgattcagcggtatgccaccggaCTGGTCCCgagactgagaggtatgagctacgaggaaaggctaaaggagctgaatctcacgtctctggaaaacagaagagtaaggggagacttaATAACgaactacaaaattctcaggggaattgacaaagtggacaaagacaaactctttagcacgggtggaacacgaacaaggggacacaggtggaaacttagtacccagatgagccacagagacattagaaagaatttttcagtgtcagagtagttaacaggtggaatgcattaggcagtgatgtggtggaggctgactccatacacagtttcaaatgtagatatgatagagcccagcaggctcaggaacttgtacaccagttgattgacagttgagaggcagggccaaagagccagagctcaacccctgcaaacacaactaggtgagtacacacacctactggccccccccccttccccgcccCCGGATACCCCTTATCCTCCAACTCCAGTGGAATTAACACAAACTGAGGAtggagaagagagtcagtttcaaggtaatgtactcgaacatagataggattacaagcaaggcaagtgaacttagggaaagagcacaagaagcgaACCCAGTTGCAATTGGACTCAAGGAAGCAAAaccctcaggaatcataacgagtgcggtgtttccccaggactacactataataaggaaagagaggaaaggaatgggaggaggcagagtggccttaCTAATGAAAAAGGAACGGAGTTTCGAGAAGATGGTTATTCCTGGCtgagaggggttcagagactacataacaggcaccatgacaatgagaggaccaaaagtagtagtagcagtgatatacaaccctccaccaaatgacagaagacccagtcaagagtatgacaacaacaacaaggcagttaacactataattgaaagggcagccgctgctgcctgtagaaatagatcccatctgatcAGCATggtggacttcaatcacggaaggagaaCACTgggagactgggagaacaaggaaccgcatggaggtgaggaaacacggagagccaaactattggaggtggcgacaagaaactttttaacccagcatatcAGGGAATCCACAaaaatgagaggcaacgatgaaccagcgagactcgacctagtcttcactctgaacgactccgacataagagaaatctgtTTCgaagccccagtaggaatgaatgATCACAGTGTGCTGATGCTTGAGTATCTGATCGAAGTAGGGTTTAGGTACTCAAGGATGGGGTCAGAAAACGAAGGCTGGCACTCCGGAAGGGAAACAataaggagataagaaaattcctaacagatataacatgggaaacagagctcagaggaaagacggcccaagacatgatggactacatcacacagaagtgtaaggaggcagcagacaagttcgtcccagtccaaaaggaaaataaaataaatgcagatgagaaacccatggtttaatcagagatgtaagctaataAATCAACAACGTaaga
The window above is part of the Procambarus clarkii isolate CNS0578487 chromosome 16, FALCON_Pclarkii_2.0, whole genome shotgun sequence genome. Proteins encoded here:
- the LOC123760215 gene encoding micronuclear linker histone polyprotein-like, whose amino-acid sequence is MRTFLIRINGTQSSREKTLRDMIHISPQKTSSHRSNRRRQPTESTGDVRPQKQQETSGHRSNRRRQPTEATGDVRPQKQQETSGHRSNRRRQATEATGDVRPQKQQETSGHRSNRRRQATEATGDVRPQKQQETSAHRSNRRRQATEATGDVSPQNQQETSGHRSNRRRQATEATGDVSPQKQQKTSSHRSNRRRQATEPTGDVSPQKQQETSAHRTNRRRQPTEATGDISPQNQQETSAHRTNRRRQATEATGDVRPQKQQETSAHRTNRRRQATEATGDVRPQKQQETSGHRSNRRRQATEATGDVSPQNQQETSGHRSNRRRQPTESTGDVRPQKQQETSGHRSNRRRQPTESTGDVRPQKQQETSGHRSNRRRQPTEATEDVKPQKQQETSGHRTNRRRQPTEATGDVSPQNQQETSAHRSNRRHQPTEPTGDVSPQNQQETSGHRSNRRRQATEATGDVSPQNKQETSGHRSNRRRQATEATGDVSPQKQQETSGHRSNRRRQATEATGDVRPQKQQETSAHRTNRRRQATEATGDIRPQKQQKTSAHRSNRRRQVTEATGDVRPQKQQETSAHRTNRRHQPTEATGDVSPQNQQETSAHRTNRRRQATEATGDVSPQNQQETSAHRSNRRRQPTEPTGDVRPQKQQETSGHRTNRRRQATEATGDVRPQKQQETLIANVISDIANVISVIANVISVIANVISVIANVISDIANVISVIANVISVIANVISVIANVISVIANVISVIANVISVIANVISDIANVISDIANGQKIGRQLLWLSVTFVFQRREV